From the Gallaecimonas mangrovi genome, one window contains:
- the mscL gene encoding large-conductance mechanosensitive channel protein MscL: MLKEFKEFAVKGNVVDMAVGIIIGSAFTTVVKSLVSDVLMPPLGVLLGGVDLSQFFIVIKEGTKAAAPYATLADAKAAGAVAISYGVFINNVVSFIIVAFATFLLVRSVHRLKRKEQPAAPAAPTTKECPECCSAIPIKATRCPCCTSLLPSE; encoded by the coding sequence ATGCTGAAGGAATTCAAAGAGTTTGCCGTCAAGGGTAATGTTGTTGATATGGCGGTGGGGATCATCATCGGTAGTGCCTTTACCACGGTAGTCAAAAGCTTGGTCTCTGACGTATTGATGCCACCACTGGGTGTGTTGTTGGGCGGCGTTGATTTATCACAATTTTTTATTGTGATAAAAGAAGGCACTAAAGCGGCCGCGCCTTATGCCACCTTGGCTGACGCTAAAGCTGCCGGCGCTGTTGCCATCAGTTACGGGGTGTTCATCAATAATGTGGTGAGCTTTATCATCGTCGCCTTCGCCACATTTTTACTGGTGCGCAGTGTTCACCGCCTCAAACGAAAAGAGCAGCCCGCCGCCCCGGCAGCGCCCACAACCAAAGAATGCCCAGAGTGCTGCTCTGCTATTCCCATTAAGGCAACACGGTGCCCTTGCTG
- the thiD gene encoding bifunctional hydroxymethylpyrimidine kinase/phosphomethylpyrimidine kinase: MSNPVLFIGCSNPTGTSGIQADIKSCQALGGCAMAVPTALSVQNSHGVTSLELLPPSLIKAQIKAVLEDIRPSAIKIGLLGAVTVAKAVVEAITPLEGKVPLIADPELWSSSGLRHDALEATEHLLPQCLLVTLSLPEATSLLAEPAMPVANLVDALKKRINGAFLLRNTPDNSSKQISWLWNGKRLTSLSVQHAAPLQQHGLDGTLAAAITTELAKGRSLSMASVLAHQYLQSVIDKSRKLPLCPGKAPPLCH; this comes from the coding sequence ATGTCTAATCCGGTACTGTTTATTGGTTGCTCAAATCCCACCGGCACAAGCGGCATTCAAGCCGACATTAAAAGTTGCCAGGCGCTAGGAGGCTGCGCCATGGCTGTGCCCACTGCGCTGTCGGTGCAAAATAGCCATGGCGTAACATCGCTGGAACTACTGCCACCCAGTTTAATCAAGGCGCAAATCAAAGCGGTGCTGGAAGATATTCGCCCTAGCGCAATAAAAATAGGCTTGCTGGGGGCTGTAACGGTGGCAAAAGCGGTGGTGGAAGCCATAACGCCCCTTGAGGGTAAAGTGCCGCTTATCGCCGACCCAGAGCTTTGGTCAAGTAGCGGCCTGCGCCATGATGCCCTAGAGGCGACAGAGCACCTCTTACCACAGTGTTTGTTAGTCACCTTGAGCCTGCCAGAGGCAACCTCTTTACTGGCCGAACCGGCCATGCCTGTGGCCAATTTGGTTGACGCGCTTAAAAAGCGAATTAACGGCGCTTTTTTACTGAGAAACACCCCGGATAACAGCAGCAAACAAATTAGCTGGCTGTGGAACGGCAAGCGTTTAACCAGTTTGTCGGTACAACATGCCGCGCCTTTGCAGCAGCATGGCCTTGATGGCACCCTGGCTGCCGCCATCACCACCGAGTTAGCCAAGGGGCGCTCGTTATCGATGGCATCCGTGTTGGCTCACCAATACCTGCAAAGCGTTATCGACAAATCACGCAAGCTCCCTCTTTGCCCCGGTAAAGCGCCACCACTTTGTCACTAA
- a CDS encoding methyltransferase domain-containing protein has protein sequence MKSDRLFDGTLAAKFDRNIYDSYKGALRQHLLMRDLAEVLSTPQQVLDVGGGTGEMSACLAGLGHQVEMAEPAEKMLEQARARFTQTGVDVYCHQTRLQDLTGQYPLVLFHAVLEWLGEQQQGLASVMARVTPGGHLSLLFYNRHSIDFNHLIRGNFKHLERGKYGGHNSLTPHSPLWPEQVYGWLQDAGWTLKVQTGIRCFSDYFQKGEIAPDLATRIPWEEWVANREPYRSLARYIHVLAQKPV, from the coding sequence ATGAAAAGCGACCGGCTGTTTGATGGCACCCTGGCGGCCAAATTCGACAGGAATATTTACGACAGTTACAAGGGCGCGCTGCGCCAACACCTGTTGATGCGTGACTTGGCCGAGGTTTTGTCGACACCGCAACAGGTGTTGGATGTGGGCGGCGGTACCGGGGAGATGAGTGCCTGTTTAGCCGGACTTGGACACCAGGTAGAAATGGCGGAACCGGCCGAGAAAATGCTGGAGCAGGCGAGGGCGCGTTTTACCCAAACGGGGGTTGACGTTTATTGCCATCAAACCCGGCTGCAAGATTTAACCGGCCAATATCCGCTAGTGCTGTTTCATGCGGTGCTGGAATGGCTTGGCGAGCAGCAGCAAGGTTTGGCGTCGGTGATGGCGCGGGTTACCCCCGGTGGCCATTTGTCGCTGCTTTTTTATAACCGCCATAGCATTGATTTTAATCACCTTATCCGTGGCAATTTTAAGCATTTAGAGCGGGGAAAGTATGGTGGCCATAATAGCCTGACGCCCCATAGCCCGCTTTGGCCGGAACAGGTGTATGGCTGGCTGCAAGACGCTGGTTGGACGCTGAAGGTGCAAACCGGCATTCGCTGTTTTTCCGACTACTTTCAAAAGGGCGAAATAGCCCCTGACCTTGCGACCCGCATTCCGTGGGAAGAATGGGTTGCCAACCGTGAGCCTTATCGAAGCCTGGCGCGCTATATCCATGTGTTGGCGCAAAAGCCGGTTTAG
- a CDS encoding Nif3-like dinuclear metal center hexameric protein: MERQHLLSYLDDLLSVRLFKDYAPNGLQVEGAEEVTRVMTGVTASQALIDEAISWGADLLLVHHGYFWKNESPTITGMKAKRIKSLLAHDINLAGYHLPLDAHPGLGNNAQLARLLDIEVHSGLDDELGRALVLKGKLPVAMNAVDFCAFIEAKLGRAPLHLPGGPSRIETVAWCTGGAQDYLDLAADAGVDAFISGEVSERTTHIAAERGIHYFAAGHHATERGGIKALGEHLADHFNLDVRFVDVPNPV, from the coding sequence ATGGAACGTCAGCATTTACTTAGCTATTTAGATGACCTGCTAAGTGTCAGATTATTCAAAGATTATGCGCCAAACGGCTTGCAGGTTGAGGGTGCTGAGGAAGTCACGCGGGTGATGACCGGCGTTACCGCCAGCCAAGCGCTGATTGATGAAGCTATTTCCTGGGGCGCTGATTTATTGTTGGTGCATCATGGTTATTTTTGGAAAAACGAGTCGCCAACCATCACCGGTATGAAGGCTAAGCGCATTAAAAGTCTGTTGGCCCACGACATTAATCTTGCAGGCTATCACTTACCTCTGGATGCGCATCCCGGCCTTGGCAATAACGCCCAGTTGGCGAGACTGCTGGATATTGAGGTACACAGCGGCCTTGACGATGAGCTTGGCCGGGCCTTGGTATTAAAAGGCAAACTGCCGGTAGCGATGAATGCGGTGGATTTTTGTGCCTTTATTGAAGCGAAACTGGGGCGGGCGCCGCTGCACCTACCCGGCGGCCCTTCGCGCATAGAAACCGTGGCTTGGTGTACCGGTGGCGCCCAGGATTATCTTGATCTGGCCGCAGACGCCGGGGTTGATGCCTTTATTTCCGGCGAGGTGTCGGAACGCACCACCCACATTGCTGCTGAGCGGGGCATTCATTATTTTGCGGCAGGTCACCATGCTACCGAGCGCGGCGGTATTAAGGCGCTGGGTGAACATTTGGCTGACCACTTTAATTTGGATGTTCGCTTCGTGGATGTACCTAACCCTGTATGA
- a CDS encoding excalibur calcium-binding domain-containing protein: MKFSQLAIVVLAGLGAFQYFYQHKKPPRVKTVVALPKKALPAPPTFHCEGKVYCSQMGSRAEANFYLAHCPGTKMDGDNDGIPCENDSRW, translated from the coding sequence ATGAAATTTTCCCAGCTAGCGATAGTGGTATTGGCCGGTTTAGGGGCCTTTCAATACTTCTATCAACATAAAAAGCCGCCTCGGGTAAAAACCGTGGTGGCTTTACCGAAAAAAGCGCTACCAGCGCCACCGACCTTTCACTGCGAGGGTAAAGTTTATTGCAGCCAAATGGGGTCGCGGGCCGAAGCCAATTTTTATCTGGCTCATTGTCCTGGCACCAAGATGGACGGCGATAACGACGGTATTCCCTGTGAAAACGATAGCCGCTGGTAG
- the rluB gene encoding 23S rRNA pseudouridine(2605) synthase RluB: MTEKLQKVLARAGHGSRRQLETLIAAGRISVNGKVATLGDRIDSTADVRIDGHMVAIASEEEVICRVLMYNKPEGELCSRKDPEGRPTVFDRLPRLKQGRWVAVGRLDINTSGLLLFTTDGELANRLMHPSHQVEREYQVRVFGEVNEATMQTLRSGVQLEDGPASFNSIKRTGGEGMNQWFSVTLSEGRNREVRRLWESQELKVSRLIRTQYGKMELDRKLPQGGWKELTKDDINYLRKLVGLEPETRSVLDERAEAKDNPYVRAARIRRAVKRDRARESTQTQSRRARKPSDK; encoded by the coding sequence ATGACTGAAAAACTGCAAAAAGTCCTGGCCCGTGCTGGCCATGGTTCCCGCCGTCAACTTGAAACCCTGATTGCCGCTGGCCGTATTAGCGTTAACGGTAAAGTGGCCACCTTGGGCGACCGTATTGATAGCACTGCTGACGTGCGTATCGATGGGCACATGGTCGCGATCGCCAGTGAAGAAGAGGTGATCTGCCGGGTACTGATGTACAACAAGCCCGAAGGTGAGCTTTGTTCGCGTAAAGATCCCGAAGGTCGGCCAACGGTATTTGACCGTCTGCCGCGCCTAAAGCAAGGGCGCTGGGTTGCGGTTGGCCGCCTGGATATCAACACCTCAGGTTTGCTGCTGTTTACTACCGACGGAGAGCTGGCGAACCGCTTGATGCACCCCAGCCACCAGGTTGAGCGTGAGTATCAGGTGCGGGTGTTTGGTGAAGTGAACGAAGCCACCATGCAAACCCTTCGCAGCGGCGTGCAACTTGAAGATGGTCCTGCCAGCTTTAACAGCATCAAACGCACCGGCGGTGAGGGGATGAACCAGTGGTTTTCGGTCACGCTGTCTGAAGGGCGTAACCGTGAAGTGCGGCGCTTGTGGGAGTCGCAAGAGCTGAAAGTTTCAAGGCTTATTCGCACCCAGTACGGCAAAATGGAGCTAGACCGTAAACTGCCTCAGGGCGGTTGGAAAGAGCTGACCAAAGACGACATCAACTACCTTCGCAAGCTGGTTGGCTTAGAACCGGAAACCCGTTCGGTGCTGGATGAACGTGCCGAAGCGAAGGACAACCCGTATGTGCGTGCGGCGCGCATTCGCCGGGCCGTTAAACGTGACCGAGCCCGGGAAAGCACTCAGACGCAGTCACGAAGGGCGCGAAAACCCAGTGACAAATAA
- a CDS encoding glycosyltransferase family 9 protein, with product MTQGMKNSVPVDAPRFSVGKYIKKWNKLWLVSRARKQRLQQVIPNSRKLLIIPLHGLGDLAMTLPLLAALRNNRPDLEIDLLVSPRNAGLVADYPGLNRLIFAEINTKGKLADRQWRDLCGKGPWETVLYIGERAKTLVQVRLQQLPAKEIWALPCETKGIHDTEINALLDRVVGNGKEPHYARRMASVMSAFGIKQCDPLDFKMHLDENPKSFQYAGPVVLINPVGSQTGNTMGEEQISELVIEFLKNGWHIVAYEQCVRLLNKDLKAKITSLSSETIADAVGWLNAADIVLTTDTGIGHLSCAAERPTVILRQNEQWRANCDPLCGKPTVLYPEQSPGTLSQIPASVIVEALAAKLVDKSPV from the coding sequence ATGACGCAGGGTATGAAAAATAGTGTTCCCGTTGATGCACCACGTTTCTCCGTGGGAAAATATATTAAAAAGTGGAATAAGTTGTGGCTGGTAAGCCGAGCCCGCAAACAGCGGCTTCAGCAAGTTATTCCAAATTCAAGAAAATTACTGATTATTCCGCTTCATGGTCTTGGCGATTTAGCTATGACTTTACCTTTGTTAGCGGCATTGAGAAATAATCGACCTGACTTAGAAATTGATTTGCTAGTTTCCCCTCGTAATGCTGGCTTGGTTGCTGATTATCCAGGGCTTAATCGACTGATTTTTGCTGAGATAAATACGAAAGGCAAACTTGCAGACCGGCAATGGCGAGATCTCTGTGGTAAAGGCCCATGGGAAACCGTTCTTTATATTGGTGAAAGAGCTAAGACACTAGTACAAGTTCGATTACAGCAATTGCCTGCTAAAGAAATTTGGGCTCTTCCATGTGAGACAAAAGGTATTCACGACACTGAAATAAATGCGCTTTTAGATCGCGTTGTAGGTAATGGTAAAGAACCTCATTACGCGAGGCGAATGGCTAGCGTAATGAGTGCTTTTGGAATAAAACAGTGTGATCCGTTAGACTTTAAGATGCACTTGGATGAAAATCCAAAATCTTTTCAATATGCAGGCCCTGTTGTTTTAATTAATCCTGTAGGTAGCCAAACTGGCAATACGATGGGAGAAGAGCAAATATCAGAGCTTGTTATTGAGTTTTTAAAAAATGGTTGGCATATTGTTGCGTATGAACAATGTGTACGCCTGCTTAATAAAGATTTAAAGGCAAAAATTACGAGTTTATCTTCCGAAACGATTGCCGATGCCGTTGGCTGGCTAAATGCAGCGGATATTGTTTTAACTACGGACACGGGTATTGGTCATTTATCATGTGCGGCTGAGCGTCCAACCGTTATACTTCGTCAGAATGAGCAGTGGCGAGCAAATTGCGATCCACTATGTGGGAAGCCAACGGTTCTTTATCCGGAGCAAAGTCCCGGAACATTGAGTCAAATTCCCGCTAGCGTAATTGTTGAAGCACTTGCTGCAAAGCTTGTGGATAAATCACCAGTCTGA
- the scpB gene encoding SMC-Scp complex subunit ScpB encodes MAKISDEQLKQVLEAALFVAGRPMTAQDLLDSVLQGYTITRPKLVKALQALELDYRPRGIHLVEVASGWRFQADDALSPLLSKLWVERAPRYSRATLETLALVAYRQPVTRGEIEEVRGVAVSTQIIRTLEERGWIKVVGTKEVPGRPSLYGTTRQFLDDMNLKGVSDLPELMDISGPDINTESVSNDAGYEK; translated from the coding sequence ATGGCGAAGATCAGTGACGAGCAGCTAAAGCAAGTGCTTGAAGCAGCCTTATTTGTTGCCGGGCGACCAATGACAGCGCAGGATTTACTGGACAGTGTATTGCAAGGCTATACAATCACGCGTCCCAAACTGGTAAAAGCCCTGCAAGCCTTGGAATTAGACTACCGGCCTCGGGGCATTCATTTGGTGGAAGTGGCCAGTGGCTGGCGCTTTCAAGCCGATGACGCCCTCAGCCCATTGCTGTCAAAACTGTGGGTGGAAAGGGCACCGCGCTATTCAAGGGCAACACTGGAAACCTTGGCGTTAGTTGCCTATCGTCAGCCGGTTACCCGCGGCGAAATTGAAGAAGTGCGCGGGGTGGCGGTTAGCACGCAGATTATCCGTACCCTTGAAGAGCGTGGCTGGATAAAAGTGGTTGGCACCAAAGAAGTACCAGGGCGGCCATCACTTTATGGCACTACCCGCCAGTTTTTGGACGACATGAATTTAAAAGGTGTTAGCGACTTACCTGAGCTAATGGATATTTCTGGCCCTGATATTAATACGGAGTCTGTTTCTAATGACGCAGGGTATGAAAAATAG
- a CDS encoding segregation and condensation protein A, whose protein sequence is MSQDAPTQPVQQPLPLAFVHGQPFTELPEDLYIPPEALEVFLEAFEGPLDLLLYLIRRDKIDIVDMPIARITAQYMEYVELMQELKLELAAEYLVMAAILAEIKSRFLLPRRTSEDGEEEIDPRAELIRRLQEYEIIKQAAQDIDALPRVDRDTFLASADTGDSCAPIKLLPEVDMDDLLMALAGVLKRASMFEKHQVSKEKLSTRERMAWVLEILAEAKHLPFLALFTPEEGRAGVVVTFVAILELQKLAAVRIIQPEPLSPIRVEIRHGEDQ, encoded by the coding sequence ATGAGCCAGGACGCGCCAACTCAACCTGTTCAGCAGCCTTTGCCGCTGGCCTTTGTGCACGGGCAGCCCTTTACCGAGCTGCCCGAAGACTTGTATATCCCGCCTGAAGCCTTGGAAGTGTTTTTAGAAGCCTTCGAAGGCCCACTCGATTTGCTGCTTTACCTTATTCGCCGCGACAAAATTGACATTGTTGATATGCCCATTGCCCGCATTACCGCCCAATACATGGAATATGTGGAATTGATGCAGGAGCTGAAGTTGGAGCTGGCGGCGGAATACCTGGTGATGGCCGCCATTCTGGCCGAAATCAAGTCGCGCTTTTTATTGCCAAGGCGCACCAGCGAAGACGGCGAAGAAGAAATTGACCCCAGGGCCGAACTTATTCGCCGTTTGCAAGAATACGAAATCATCAAGCAAGCTGCCCAAGACATTGATGCTTTGCCGCGGGTTGACCGTGACACTTTTCTTGCCAGTGCCGACACTGGCGACAGCTGCGCGCCAATCAAACTGTTACCCGAAGTGGACATGGACGATTTACTGATGGCGCTGGCGGGGGTTTTAAAAAGAGCTTCAATGTTTGAAAAGCACCAAGTCAGCAAAGAAAAGCTTTCAACCCGTGAGCGTATGGCGTGGGTGCTTGAGATCCTGGCTGAGGCCAAGCATTTACCGTTTTTAGCGCTTTTTACGCCAGAAGAAGGGCGCGCCGGCGTGGTGGTGACCTTTGTCGCTATTTTAGAGTTACAAAAGCTGGCGGCGGTGCGCATTATTCAACCCGAGCCGTTAAGCCCTATTCGTGTGGAGATCCGCCATGGCGAAGATCAGTGA
- a CDS encoding L-threonylcarbamoyladenylate synthase, whose amino-acid sequence MSQFFYVHPENPQARLISQAVAIIRSGGVIIYPTDSGYALGCHLGDKGALERIVRIRRLQDDHHFTLVCKDLSELSLYARVDNQAFRLLRNNTPGPYTFILKGTKEVPKRLLNPKRKTIGLRVPDNAIALALLEALGEPMMSTSLILPGNDFTEADPEDFRFGLENQVDLIINGGVLGEKPTTVIDMSEEAVDIVRVGSGDVTPFQ is encoded by the coding sequence ATGAGCCAATTTTTTTATGTTCACCCAGAAAATCCACAAGCACGGCTCATTAGCCAAGCGGTGGCAATTATTCGCAGTGGTGGCGTTATTATCTACCCAACCGATTCTGGCTATGCCTTGGGTTGCCATTTGGGTGACAAGGGGGCGTTGGAGCGCATAGTACGTATTCGCCGCTTGCAAGACGATCACCATTTCACTTTGGTTTGCAAAGACTTGTCGGAATTGTCTTTGTATGCGCGAGTGGATAATCAGGCTTTTCGTTTGCTGCGCAATAATACCCCGGGGCCTTATACCTTTATTTTGAAAGGGACCAAGGAAGTGCCAAAGCGTTTGCTCAATCCGAAGCGCAAAACCATTGGCCTGCGGGTGCCGGATAACGCCATTGCCTTGGCATTATTGGAAGCCTTGGGCGAACCGATGATGTCGACCTCGCTGATTTTACCGGGTAATGATTTTACCGAAGCCGACCCAGAAGATTTTCGCTTTGGGCTGGAAAATCAGGTGGACCTCATTATCAATGGTGGCGTGTTGGGCGAAAAGCCCACCACGGTGATTGACATGAGCGAAGAGGCCGTTGACATTGTCAGGGTAGGTTCCGGAGACGTAACACCCTTTCAATGA
- the rnm gene encoding RNase RNM has protein sequence MHYDLHSHTHFSDGRLSPTELVNRAIARRVTHLAITDHDSVAGLSEAQQAASGTELTIIEGIEFSTCWKNKEIHIVGLWIDPTNNALVTLIEQQALLREQRGEEIARRLEKARIPDALAGARRYAAEGTLTRAHFAQYLLELGKASSMQGVFKKYMTRGNPGYVPPPWPEMQQAIAAINQAGGVAVLAHPGRYGLSGKWLRQLIADFAAMQGQAIEVAQCQQPQNERRFLADLAKEHQLAGSQGSDFHYPSPYSELGRNLYLPADCRAVWERESL, from the coding sequence ATGCATTACGATCTTCACAGCCATACCCATTTTTCTGATGGTCGCCTCAGCCCCACAGAGCTCGTTAACCGCGCTATTGCGCGGCGGGTGACGCATCTTGCCATTACCGACCATGACTCTGTTGCCGGCTTAAGCGAAGCCCAGCAAGCCGCCAGTGGCACTGAGCTGACCATTATCGAGGGTATTGAGTTTTCTACTTGCTGGAAAAACAAAGAGATACATATAGTAGGCTTGTGGATTGACCCCACCAACAATGCCTTGGTTACGCTGATTGAGCAGCAAGCGCTGCTGCGAGAACAGCGGGGCGAAGAAATTGCCCGGCGTTTGGAAAAGGCGCGCATCCCGGATGCATTAGCCGGTGCCCGGCGCTATGCCGCAGAGGGCACCTTAACCCGCGCCCACTTCGCGCAATACCTGCTGGAGCTTGGCAAGGCTAGCTCCATGCAAGGGGTCTTTAAAAAGTACATGACCCGAGGTAACCCCGGCTATGTGCCGCCGCCGTGGCCAGAGATGCAACAGGCCATTGCTGCTATCAACCAAGCGGGTGGTGTGGCGGTATTAGCCCATCCTGGCCGTTATGGATTAAGCGGCAAATGGCTACGCCAGTTGATTGCTGATTTTGCTGCGATGCAAGGCCAGGCCATTGAAGTGGCGCAGTGCCAGCAACCACAAAATGAGCGGCGCTTTTTAGCCGACCTGGCCAAAGAACACCAATTGGCGGGGTCTCAAGGGTCAGATTTTCATTATCCAAGCCCTTATTCGGAGCTTGGGCGCAACCTTTACCTGCCGGCCGATTGCCGCGCAGTCTGGGAAAGGGAGTCTTTATGA
- a CDS encoding bifunctional 3-deoxy-7-phosphoheptulonate synthase/chorismate mutase — MIIVLKPQATEADAKAILARIEAKNLKPLYMPGVERIVLGAIGDERVLAELNIEADPIVEEVKPILSKYKLVARELHPHDTQVPLGNTQIGGERFVVIAGPCSVESREQLMAVSKMVQANGAVGIRGGAYKPRTSPYAFQGLGVEGLKLLKEVNQELGIPTVSEVISPEDAEMMAGYVDMLQIGARNMYNYRLLEAVGKTGKPVMLKRGLSATIEEFLLAAEYILAQGNPNVVLCERGIRTFETATRNTLDLNAVALLKQKTHLPVVVDPSHGTGIRDLVIPLSRAAAAVGADGIIVESHLNPKEALSDGHQALTEPLFEQLMRELKPFVAAAGRTL; from the coding sequence ATGATCATCGTACTGAAACCACAAGCAACCGAAGCTGATGCCAAAGCCATTCTGGCCCGTATTGAGGCAAAAAACCTCAAGCCGCTTTACATGCCGGGCGTTGAGCGCATCGTGCTGGGCGCTATTGGTGACGAAAGAGTGCTGGCTGAGCTTAATATCGAAGCTGACCCCATTGTTGAAGAAGTCAAACCTATCCTCTCTAAATACAAGTTAGTGGCCCGCGAGCTTCACCCCCACGATACCCAGGTTCCCCTTGGTAACACCCAGATCGGCGGCGAACGCTTTGTGGTGATTGCCGGCCCCTGCTCGGTGGAGTCTCGCGAACAGCTGATGGCGGTATCAAAAATGGTGCAGGCCAACGGCGCGGTAGGTATTCGTGGTGGCGCCTACAAGCCCCGCACCAGCCCTTACGCCTTCCAAGGTCTGGGGGTGGAAGGTTTGAAACTGCTAAAAGAAGTGAACCAGGAGCTGGGTATTCCCACGGTGTCGGAAGTGATTAGTCCTGAGGATGCCGAGATGATGGCGGGCTACGTTGATATGCTGCAAATCGGCGCCCGAAACATGTATAACTATCGCTTGTTGGAAGCGGTGGGCAAAACCGGCAAACCGGTGATGCTAAAACGCGGCCTTAGCGCCACGATCGAAGAATTCTTGCTGGCCGCCGAATACATTCTTGCCCAGGGTAACCCCAATGTGGTGCTCTGTGAGCGTGGCATTCGCACCTTTGAAACCGCCACCCGTAACACCTTGGATTTAAACGCAGTAGCGCTATTGAAACAAAAAACACACTTGCCGGTGGTGGTTGACCCTTCCCACGGCACTGGCATTCGCGATTTGGTTATTCCGCTGTCACGCGCCGCCGCGGCAGTGGGTGCTGATGGCATCATTGTTGAGTCGCATCTCAACCCCAAAGAAGCCCTATCCGATGGCCACCAAGCTCTGACTGAACCGCTTTTTGAACAGCTCATGCGCGAGCTCAAACCCTTTGTTGCCGCCGCCGGGAGAACACTGTGA
- a CDS encoding anthranilate synthase component 1 → MSPALLRLRLGTCPDPLSAYKTLANKPNSLLLESAEPSAGNATQSLIITDAALKITALGRELTVKALSANGQTLMPRLCERLGMNAKLDGDTLTLSVPKPDPELDEDSRLKAPSVFTLVRELLTLLPKDTDMPFSSMVAGLFGFDLVASLEDLPDVSGDEEVPDLCLYLAETVLYLNHRNQSATLLALALEGTQSAAYFELSRRLADYQQKLNAPLPLPNIAVDGPATPKVVPEDEQFKENVALLREHILAGDCFQVVPSRRFFAPCPEPLITYQALRNQNPSPYMFFLNADSFTLFGASPESAVTVDSQSRELAVYPIAGTRPRGVDADEDGRFELEMRLDEKEQAEHLMLVDLARNDVARVSEPATRTVTDLLKVDRYERVMHLVSRVKGTLRHDLDALHAYQSALNMGTLTGAPKIMATRLIRQVEGRRRGAYGGAIGYVTARGDMDTAIVIRSAVVKNGEACVQAGGGVVFDSTPQFEADETRHKAASVLRALGAREVKA, encoded by the coding sequence GTGAGCCCTGCCCTTCTTCGTTTGCGTCTGGGCACTTGCCCAGACCCTTTAAGTGCCTATAAAACCCTCGCTAACAAGCCCAATTCTTTATTGTTAGAGTCGGCAGAACCCAGCGCCGGCAACGCCACACAAAGCCTTATCATCACCGATGCGGCGCTAAAAATTACCGCCCTTGGACGCGAGCTCACCGTTAAAGCCTTGAGTGCCAATGGCCAAACCTTGATGCCAAGGCTTTGTGAGCGCCTGGGCATGAACGCCAAACTAGACGGTGACACCTTAACGCTGTCGGTCCCCAAACCGGACCCGGAGCTAGACGAAGACTCACGCCTTAAAGCGCCATCGGTGTTCACCTTGGTACGCGAGCTGCTGACACTACTGCCCAAAGATACCGACATGCCTTTTTCCAGCATGGTGGCCGGTTTGTTCGGCTTCGATTTGGTGGCCAGCCTAGAAGACTTGCCGGATGTGAGTGGCGACGAAGAAGTGCCTGACTTGTGCCTGTATCTGGCAGAAACGGTGCTTTACCTTAATCACCGCAACCAAAGTGCCACCCTGTTGGCCCTAGCCCTTGAAGGCACCCAGTCGGCCGCTTATTTTGAGCTTTCTCGCCGCTTGGCCGATTACCAGCAAAAGCTTAATGCGCCATTGCCGTTACCCAACATAGCCGTTGACGGCCCGGCCACCCCGAAAGTGGTGCCGGAAGATGAGCAATTTAAAGAAAACGTGGCACTGCTTCGCGAACATATTCTGGCGGGCGACTGCTTTCAGGTGGTGCCATCACGGCGCTTTTTCGCGCCCTGCCCTGAGCCACTTATTACCTACCAGGCCCTTCGCAACCAAAACCCCAGCCCTTACATGTTCTTTTTAAACGCCGACAGCTTCACGCTGTTTGGTGCCAGCCCTGAAAGCGCGGTAACCGTTGACAGTCAAAGCCGCGAGTTAGCGGTTTACCCCATTGCCGGTACTCGCCCGCGCGGTGTCGATGCCGACGAAGATGGCCGTTTTGAACTAGAAATGCGCCTGGATGAAAAGGAACAAGCCGAGCATTTAATGCTGGTGGACTTGGCACGTAACGACGTGGCCCGGGTATCCGAACCTGCTACCCGCACCGTTACCGACCTTTTAAAAGTCGACCGCTATGAACGGGTCATGCACTTAGTGTCGCGGGTAAAAGGCACGCTTCGCCACGACCTCGATGCACTGCACGCCTATCAGTCAGCGCTGAACATGGGCACCCTGACCGGCGCCCCGAAAATCATGGCCACCCGCCTCATTCGCCAAGTAGAAGGCCGCCGCCGCGGCGCTTATGGCGGCGCTATTGGTTATGTCACGGCCCGTGGCGACATGGATACCGCCATTGTGATCCGCTCTGCGGTGGTCAAAAACGGCGAAGCCTGCGTACAAGCCGGTGGCGGCGTGGTGTTCGACTCAACTCCGCAATTTGAAGCAGATGAAACCCGCCACAAGGCCGCCTCTGTGCTGCGCGCCCTGGGCGCCCGGGAGGTCAAAGCATGA